Proteins found in one Seonamhaeicola sp. S2-3 genomic segment:
- a CDS encoding DUF4290 domain-containing protein: MTNTLEYNTEREHLIIPEYGRHMQKMINHAKTVEDREERNKLAKAIISVMGNMQPHLRDVPDFQHKLWDQLFIMSNFELDVDSPYTKPTKELLTERPEPLKYPQNHPKYRFYGNNIKTMIDVANTWEEGELKQALVYTIANHMKKCFLNWNKDTVEDIVIYDHLFELSDGKINLRDSEEDLSDASSLIRTKTKYSGKKHHKKNRQRKRY; encoded by the coding sequence GCACTTAATTATTCCTGAATATGGTCGTCATATGCAAAAAATGATAAACCATGCTAAAACCGTTGAAGATAGAGAAGAACGTAATAAACTAGCTAAAGCCATTATATCTGTAATGGGAAATATGCAACCTCATTTACGAGATGTTCCAGACTTTCAGCATAAACTTTGGGATCAGCTGTTCATTATGTCTAATTTTGAATTAGATGTAGATTCTCCCTATACAAAACCAACCAAAGAATTATTAACAGAACGCCCAGAGCCTTTAAAATACCCACAAAATCATCCAAAATATCGTTTTTACGGAAACAATATAAAAACCATGATTGATGTGGCAAATACATGGGAAGAAGGCGAACTTAAACAAGCCTTGGTTTATACTATTGCTAACCACATGAAAAAGTGTTTTTTAAATTGGAATAAAGACACTGTTGAAGATATTGTTATATATGACCATTTATTTGAATTATCTGATGGGAAAATAAACCTAAGAGACTCAGAAGAAGATCTATCAGATGCTTCAAGCTTAATAAGAACTAAAACCAAGTATTCTGGCAAAAAGCACCATAAAAAGAACAGACAAAGAAAACGCTATTAA